One Novosphingobium sp. G106 DNA segment encodes these proteins:
- a CDS encoding sodium:proton antiporter, translated as MMQIPPWPPEPYILALTGVGLLIALVAWLPLALKKLPLSLPIICIAIGLILGRYAPTPTVPLPSEYPGFVERFTELVVIIALMGAGLKIDRVFSWKRWAITWRLLGPTMLLTIASVTVIGIYLLHLPLPLAILLGGVMAPTDPVLAADVQVGPPKSGEEDEVRFGLTSEAGLNDGLAFPFIHLAVALAAVGTTGAPWVGQWFLHNVLWEIAAGVGIGWLVGWLFGWITFHIPADSKLAQTGDGVIAIAATLITYGVCEMAQCYGFLGVFIAALVIRHAHRSHAFQREMHDFTEQIERIAMMAGLVLFGGALISGVLAPLGWREALAAAMILLIVRPAAGMLGLIGFRAHKSEKVTLAFFGIRGVGSFYYMAYGLNHMEAGHQNGLWALLSLVVLISILMHGLTVTPVMRSLDRFHGRNPDGAAG; from the coding sequence ATGATGCAGATACCTCCATGGCCGCCGGAGCCCTACATTCTGGCCCTGACGGGCGTGGGATTACTTATCGCGCTGGTTGCATGGCTGCCTCTTGCGCTGAAGAAGTTGCCGCTGTCGCTTCCCATCATCTGTATCGCGATCGGCCTCATCCTGGGCCGCTACGCGCCAACTCCGACCGTGCCCTTGCCAAGCGAATATCCTGGCTTTGTCGAGCGGTTCACAGAGCTGGTGGTCATAATCGCCCTCATGGGAGCGGGATTGAAAATCGACCGGGTGTTCAGCTGGAAGCGATGGGCGATTACATGGCGGCTCCTCGGTCCGACCATGCTGCTGACGATCGCTTCCGTGACCGTGATCGGAATCTACCTTCTTCATCTACCGCTCCCACTGGCGATCCTGCTTGGCGGTGTGATGGCACCCACCGATCCGGTGCTCGCCGCGGATGTCCAGGTCGGCCCGCCCAAGTCCGGCGAGGAGGACGAGGTGCGCTTTGGCCTCACCTCCGAAGCGGGCCTAAACGACGGCCTGGCGTTTCCGTTCATACATCTGGCGGTTGCGCTTGCCGCCGTAGGAACGACTGGCGCCCCCTGGGTTGGCCAATGGTTCCTCCATAATGTCCTCTGGGAAATCGCAGCCGGTGTCGGCATAGGCTGGCTGGTCGGATGGCTGTTTGGATGGATCACCTTCCACATCCCTGCCGACAGCAAACTCGCTCAAACGGGTGACGGCGTGATCGCGATTGCCGCGACGCTAATCACTTACGGCGTTTGCGAGATGGCCCAGTGCTACGGCTTCCTCGGTGTCTTCATCGCGGCGCTTGTCATTCGCCATGCGCACCGGAGCCACGCATTTCAGCGCGAAATGCACGATTTTACCGAGCAGATCGAGCGCATCGCCATGATGGCGGGTCTCGTGCTTTTCGGCGGCGCTCTCATCAGCGGCGTGTTAGCCCCGCTCGGCTGGAGAGAGGCGCTTGCCGCAGCGATGATCCTGCTGATCGTTCGGCCAGCCGCAGGAATGCTGGGATTGATTGGCTTCAGGGCCCACAAAAGCGAGAAGGTAACCCTCGCCTTCTTCGGGATTCGCGGCGTCGGGTCGTTCTATTATATGGCCTATGGCCTCAATCATATGGAGGCGGGTCACCAGAATGGCCTGTGGGCATTGCTCAGCCTCGTCGTGCTGATTTCGATCCTGATGCATGGGCTCACCGTTACGCCGGTGATGCGCTCACTTGATCGGTTCCACGGTCGCAATCCAGATGGGGCGGCCGGCTAG
- a CDS encoding NUDIX domain-containing protein, whose protein sequence is MARSAGILLYRFAEDSLEVLLVHPGGPFWRSKDRGAWQMPKGLVLPGEDDETAARREVAEELGCRIDEELISLGDIQQSAGKVVVAFAAQRNFDPAALVSNMIEIEWPPRTGRKLVVPEVDAARWLDLDAARGHMLPSQTQLLDRLEAALSNCG, encoded by the coding sequence GTGGCCCGCAGCGCAGGCATCCTTCTCTATCGCTTTGCTGAAGACAGCCTCGAGGTCCTGCTCGTGCATCCTGGCGGTCCATTCTGGCGAAGCAAGGATCGAGGCGCCTGGCAAATGCCCAAGGGTCTAGTTCTGCCTGGCGAGGACGACGAGACTGCCGCGCGGCGCGAGGTTGCGGAGGAACTGGGCTGCCGGATCGACGAAGAGCTGATCTCGCTCGGAGACATCCAGCAGTCTGCCGGCAAGGTGGTGGTCGCATTCGCGGCGCAGCGTAACTTCGATCCGGCGGCGCTGGTCAGCAACATGATTGAAATCGAATGGCCGCCTCGCACCGGCCGCAAGCTTGTCGTTCCCGAGGTCGACGCGGCCCGTTGGCTCGACCTCGATGCCGCACGCGGCCATATGCTGCCGAGCCAGACCCAGTTGCTCGACCGACTGGAGGCGGCACTCTCCAATTGCGGCTGA
- a CDS encoding DUF6894 family protein, translated as MARSSVMAFGAQTPRCGPGHLRPLATKGHAPHSAPMETYCVTIDDGRGPQKYDMELPSVGAAREELTRIFGDMISNGVADFWAARDWRISVSKAGMPLFVLRAAALELSGPIEA; from the coding sequence ATGGCCCGCAGTTCCGTCATGGCCTTTGGCGCCCAAACGCCACGGTGCGGCCCGGGCCATTTGCGCCCCCTGGCAACGAAAGGCCATGCGCCGCATTCAGCCCCCATGGAAACCTATTGCGTTACGATCGACGACGGCCGCGGCCCCCAGAAATACGACATGGAGCTGCCGAGCGTCGGCGCGGCCCGAGAGGAACTCACCCGCATTTTCGGTGACATGATCAGCAATGGCGTGGCCGATTTCTGGGCGGCAAGGGACTGGCGCATCAGCGTCAGCAAGGCCGGCATGCCCCTGTTCGTGCTGCGCGCGGCCGCCCTCGAGCTCAGCGGACCAATCGAAGCCTAA
- a CDS encoding transglutaminase family protein — protein MHLSIEHTTRYRYSFPVALQPHRLVVVPRDGTDLTTLERSLVCEPAAELSWTVDVFGNLIATADFIEPAEELTIVSRALVDHKAPDWPVFSIDPAAHTYPFAYALDDAIDLGRLAEPDWLTRGGDAVSAWARAFVAGPATDTLSLLKDLNSGVLGHVQYRVRDEEGTQSPAETLALASGSCRDIAGLFIEAVRHLGLGARAVSGYLIDPGQSEADAGTTHAWAEVYLPGAGWIAFDPTHNRLGAGRLVPVAVARLNRQIMPVTGGYLGSPEDFISMEVAVTVRHEQGALPT, from the coding sequence ATGCATCTCAGCATCGAACACACGACGCGGTATCGCTATTCATTTCCCGTTGCCCTGCAGCCGCATCGCCTCGTCGTCGTGCCGCGCGATGGCACAGATCTCACCACCCTGGAGCGCTCGCTCGTTTGCGAGCCTGCGGCGGAGCTGAGCTGGACCGTCGACGTCTTCGGCAATCTCATAGCCACCGCGGACTTTATCGAACCGGCCGAGGAACTGACGATCGTCAGCAGGGCGCTGGTCGATCACAAGGCGCCGGATTGGCCGGTCTTTTCCATCGATCCGGCCGCTCACACATATCCCTTTGCCTACGCGCTCGACGATGCCATCGATCTTGGCCGTCTGGCCGAGCCCGACTGGCTGACGCGCGGCGGCGACGCTGTCAGCGCCTGGGCGCGCGCCTTTGTGGCTGGCCCAGCAACTGACACGCTGTCGCTGCTCAAAGACCTCAATTCCGGTGTGCTGGGGCACGTGCAATACCGCGTCCGCGACGAGGAGGGGACGCAGTCGCCCGCAGAAACCCTCGCGCTCGCGAGCGGCTCGTGCCGTGACATTGCAGGCCTCTTCATCGAGGCAGTCCGGCATCTCGGGCTCGGCGCGCGGGCCGTATCGGGGTACCTGATCGATCCCGGCCAGTCCGAGGCCGATGCAGGAACGACCCATGCCTGGGCCGAGGTCTACCTGCCCGGAGCCGGGTGGATCGCCTTCGATCCCACCCACAACCGTTTGGGGGCGGGCCGCCTGGTGCCTGTCGCAGTTGCCCGCCTCAACCGGCAGATCATGCCGGTCACGGGGGGATATCTGGGCTCTCCCGAGGACTTTATTTCCATGGAAGTCGCAGTAACGGTTCGGCACGAGCAGGGGGCATTGCCCACGTAG
- a CDS encoding PA2169 family four-helix-bundle protein: MTTATHDTSILNDLIATLLDSVDGYQKSAGDIDNQALADKFNARARERQSAVAKLQAAVASAGGNPEDDGTLLAGAHRVFMNLKEAVTGKDDKAIVAEIERGEDHLKAKFEKALANADLSPTGRAATDEAWQSVRAGHDEMSALKHSMGA; this comes from the coding sequence GTGACCACGGCAACTCACGACACTTCCATCCTCAACGACCTCATCGCCACGCTGCTCGACAGCGTCGACGGCTACCAGAAATCGGCTGGCGACATCGACAATCAAGCACTTGCCGACAAGTTCAATGCCCGGGCGCGCGAACGCCAATCGGCGGTGGCGAAGCTTCAGGCCGCCGTGGCTTCGGCGGGCGGCAATCCCGAAGACGATGGCACGCTTCTGGCCGGCGCCCACCGCGTCTTCATGAATCTCAAGGAAGCGGTCACGGGCAAGGACGACAAGGCAATCGTCGCCGAGATCGAGCGCGGCGAGGATCATCTGAAAGCCAAGTTCGAAAAGGCTCTCGCCAATGCCGACCTGTCGCCGACGGGCCGCGCGGCAACCGATGAAGCGTGGCAGTCGGTCCGCGCCGGGCACGACGAGATGAGCGCGCTCAAGCATTCGATGGGCGCCTGA
- a CDS encoding PRC-barrel domain-containing protein, with the protein MTEAREATSLLAEASTQDLKVKSRDGDGLGQVKALMIDKRSGQAAYAVLSLGGFLGLNKSFYPIPFGLLAYDPSEDFYVVTIDRRVLEGGPSWASHSPEFNQAYADRVSNYYGTPPAAIS; encoded by the coding sequence ATGACAGAAGCACGCGAAGCGACCTCCCTGCTCGCCGAAGCCTCTACCCAGGACCTCAAAGTCAAGTCGCGCGATGGCGATGGCCTCGGCCAGGTCAAGGCGCTCATGATAGACAAGCGCAGCGGCCAAGCGGCCTACGCCGTCTTGAGCCTGGGCGGATTTCTGGGGCTCAACAAGAGCTTCTACCCCATCCCCTTCGGGCTGCTGGCCTACGATCCGAGCGAGGACTTCTATGTCGTCACGATCGATCGGCGCGTTCTCGAAGGCGGTCCTAGCTGGGCCAGCCACAGCCCCGAGTTCAACCAGGCCTATGCCGACCGTGTCTCGAACTACTACGGCACGCCGCCGGCCGCTATCTCCTAG
- a CDS encoding response regulator transcription factor: MRAVEAGSPLTDRELQILGAIADGWSAKEAARTLGITPRTVECHLDTARMKLGARNRTHTVTIALALGLLQHPPHRLEAA, encoded by the coding sequence GTGAGAGCCGTCGAAGCCGGGTCACCTTTGACCGACCGCGAACTCCAGATCCTTGGCGCGATCGCGGACGGTTGGTCAGCCAAGGAGGCTGCCCGAACTTTAGGCATTACACCGCGCACCGTGGAATGCCACCTCGACACCGCCCGTATGAAACTGGGCGCACGAAATCGAACCCACACGGTCACAATTGCTCTGGCCTTGGGATTGCTTCAACACCCGCCGCATCGGCTCGAAGCCGCGTGA
- a CDS encoding DUF6894 family protein: MRRNFFNLYNEVTAIDEEGSDCADDASSLKNAAETACEVSSTNVLAGRLDFKDLIIVLAEDASQVLTIGFGEAGTVLT; encoded by the coding sequence ATGCGTCGGAATTTTTTCAATCTCTACAACGAGGTCACCGCCATCGACGAGGAGGGCAGCGACTGTGCGGATGACGCTTCATCTCTCAAGAATGCCGCGGAAACCGCGTGCGAAGTTTCGAGCACGAACGTCCTGGCGGGCCGTCTCGATTTCAAGGATCTCATAATTGTCCTGGCGGAGGACGCTAGCCAGGTCCTCACCATCGGATTCGGAGAAGCGGGCACGGTCCTCACATGA